A region of the Saccharomyces cerevisiae S288C chromosome II, complete sequence genome:
ACATTATTGGCATATTTCTCCATCCCATGCAATATCACGCATAATTCATTACCCAAAATTTGTGAATCTCCATTAACCTTTTGGAACTTTAAAATCAAATTCTGGTTAAACTTGTGTAAAACGGGATAATCGTACTGATTACTGGCAAAGATGGATGAAGATACCAAAAGACACGAGACGGGTTCGGCTAACCATCTATTCAGCACATACGAAGGAGTCCTGGTTCTTGGCAAAGCCAAAGAGATAGTCAAAGAGGGATGATATTCGCATTGTTTCCGCACGGTATTCCACAGTTCCCAAGTGGCCAATGGATCGCTGTCTTCGTAAAGTGGCAGAGAAATGGATATGGTTAACGCAGGCGCAGCAAAGACGATGCGATTTTGCAGGAGCCTGTAAATCATCTGTCCATACAATTGCAGGTTGGACAGGTCCCGTGGAGGCGCCAATATTAGCTTATTGATTCCAACAAACCTCGCGTACTTACATTCGTTTAGAAGGACCTTTAAGCCAAGATCTCTTACATTTGGATCGCGACTCTCCAGCTCCAGCCAAGAGGATAACAGCCCTATGTAAGACGGCGTATCGTCATTGTCTAGCTTCTTGACGTTGAACGGGGGTATACAGATATCCTGCAACTGCGGTTCAGGAATTTGAAGCGGTTTCCAGTTCTGTATGGATTGTCTTTggaaatctttgaaaacttgCCCAACTATTTCCTTATATCTTGGCGTTGTTATAGGAAGCAAAACGTAATCATAGTTACTAGGCAGTTCTGGTGAATGACTAGAGACATTTTCTAGGAAACGTGACTTTTTGCTGTGCTGTTTATGATTAAAGCCTGGTTTGACACCAACAAATACGTTGCTATGCATATGCAAACTGAACCctttgtatatataaaaattatatgtataaaagaagaggaaCGTCCGCACAATTccacacacacacacacacacacgCTTTCACACACGCAATTTGAAATAGCTCCTATAGGGCTTGGGAATAGGATCACAAGTCACTCGAAatataccattttttctatCACACATACACATTGTATAAAGCcatttgtttcaaaaaaatataaaaacaCTGCGCAGCGTGCTGTTTCGGGTTCCATTTGTgattgtttatttttcttttggtttAGCTCAGTGCAAAACGAGGGCTCGAAGAATTTTCAGATAAAACAGTACTCGAGCCCTGAGATCTGTTTTAGGGTCTAAAAGGCGGGttataaaaatatgtcaggtgatttttttttctcgtGGTATGAGATAAATAAAGAATGGAGCTTTTATGCATGAAAGGACAGCGGATGGCAGTAGAGCAGACATCAGTAGCATTCATTACAACTCTGTCGTAAGTTCTTGGAACTGCTGGCCGCGTTGGATACAACTAGATTGACACGCACTTACTCTCGTCTTACAGTACTATGTACCATCACTATCACGCCTTCCAAGGCAGAAAGCTTACTGACCAAGAAAGAGCACGCGTGTTGGAGTTTCAAGATTCCATTCACTATTCTCCGCGGTACTCAGACGATAACTATGAGTACAGGCATGTGATGTTACCTAAGGCCATGCTAAAAGTTATCCCATCTGATTACTTCAATTCGGAAGTGGGGACCCTGCGTATATTAACAGAAGACGAATGGAGAGGCCTCGGCATCACACAGTCTTTGGGGTGGGAACATTATGAATGCCATGCGCCAGAACCACACATTTTGCTATTCAAAAGGCCGCTGAACTACGAGGCCGAGCTGAGGGCAGCGACCGCTGCTGctcaacagcaacagcaacagcagcaacagcagcaacaacaacaacagcaacatCAAACACAATCGATTTCGAACGATATGCAAG
Encoded here:
- the CKS1 gene encoding cyclin-dependent protein kinase regulatory subunit CKS1 (Cyclin-dependent protein kinase regulatory subunit and adaptor; interacts with Cdc28p (aka Cdk1p); required for G1/S and G2/M phase transitions and budding; mediates phosphorylation and degradation of Sic1p; modulates proteolysis of M-phase targets through interactions with the proteasome; role in transcriptional regulation, recruiting proteasomal subunits to target gene promoters; human homologs CKS1B and CKS2 can each complement yeast cks1 null mutant), which gives rise to MYHHYHAFQGRKLTDQERARVLEFQDSIHYSPRYSDDNYEYRHVMLPKAMLKVIPSDYFNSEVGTLRILTEDEWRGLGITQSLGWEHYECHAPEPHILLFKRPLNYEAELRAATAAAQQQQQQQQQQQQQQQQHQTQSISNDMQVPPQIS